Proteins from one Phocoena sinus isolate mPhoSin1 chromosome 8, mPhoSin1.pri, whole genome shotgun sequence genomic window:
- the EED gene encoding polycomb protein EED isoform X3, protein MSEREVSTAPAGTDMPAAKKQKLSSDENSNPDLSGDENVTLYECHSQGEIRLLQSYVDADADENFYTCAWTYDSNTSHPLLAVAGSRGIIRIINPITMQCIKHYVGHGNAINELKFHPRDPNLLLSVSKDHALRLWNIQTDTLVAIFGGVEGHRDEVLSADYDLLGEKIMSCGMDHSLKLWRINSKRMMNAIKESYDYNPNKTNRPFISQKIHFPDFSTRDIHRNYVDCVRWLGDLILSKSGRAILHSHQQCMKDPVSSNLRRHLSCENAIVCWKPGKMEDDIDKIKPSESNVTILGRFDYSQCDIWYMRFSMDFWQKMLALGNQVGKLYVWDLEVEDPHKAKCTTLTHHKCGAAIRQTSFSRDSSILIAVCDDASIWRWDRLR, encoded by the exons gtTACCTTATATGAATGTCACTCACAAGGAGAAATCCGGTTGTTGCAATCTTATGTGGATGCTGAT GCTGATGAGAACTTTTACACTTGTGCATGGACATATGATAGCAATACAAGCCATCCTCTGCTGGCTGTAGCTGGATCTAGAGGCATAATTAGGATAATTAATCCCATAACAATGCAGTGCATAAAG cACTATGTTGGCCATGGAAATGCTATCAATGAGCTGAAATTCCATCCAAGAGATCCAAATCTTCTCCTGTCAGTAAGTAAAG ATCATGCTTTACGATTATGGAATATCCAAACGGACACTCTGGTGGCAATATTTGGAGGTGTAGAAGGGCACAGAGATGAAGTTCTAAGTGCT GATTATGATCTTTTGGGTGAAAAAATAATGTCCTGTGGTATGGATCACTCTCTTAAACTTTGGAGGATCAATTCAAAGAGAATGATGAATGCAATTAAGGAATCTTATGATTATAATCCAAATAAAACTAACAG gccatttatttctcagaaaatTCATTTTCCTGACTTTTCTACCAGAGACATACATAGAAATTATGTCGATTGTGTGCGATGGTTAGGTGATTTGATACTTTCCAAG agtggccgtgccattttacattcccaccagcaatgtatgaaagatCCAGTGTCTTCGAATCTTCGCcggcatttg TCTTGTGAAAATGCCATTGTATGCTGGAAACCTGGCAAAATGGAAGATGATATAGATAAAATTAAACCCAGTGAGTCTAATGTGACTATTCTTGGGCGATTTGATTACAGCCAGTGTGACATTTGGTACATGAGGTTTTCTATGGATTTCTGGCAAAAG ATGCTTGCATTGGGCAATCAGGTTGGCAAACTTTATGTTTGGGATTTAGAAGTAGAAGATCCTCATAAAGCCAA ATGCACAACACTGACTCATCATAAATGTGGTGCTGCTATTCGACAAACCAGTTTTAGCAGGGATAGCAGTATTCTTATAGCCGTTTGTGATGATGCCAGTATTTGGCGCTGGGACCGACTtcgataa